A single Roseomonas gilardii DNA region contains:
- a CDS encoding alpha/beta fold hydrolase: protein MDREDTGAIRLVLLHFLGGSAREWHAVTQQLGEGVRPLALDLPGFGAAASQPGYSVAGMADHLAGVIAAQPPARWVLAGHSMGAKLAAVLARRAFDGEPGLEGLAGLVLMAGSPPSPEPMAETRRAEMLGWFQGPSEERQAQAARFIDSNVVTLPPESRRLAIEDVLRANPAAWRHWLESGSREDWGRRVGILSCPALILAGGEDADLGPAAQRRLMAPHFPASRVETLSGLRHLLPLEGPERVAALMRDFLAGCVR, encoded by the coding sequence ATGGACCGAGAGGATACAGGCGCGATCCGCCTCGTCCTGCTGCATTTCCTCGGCGGCAGCGCCCGGGAATGGCACGCGGTGACGCAACAGCTGGGGGAAGGGGTCCGGCCGCTGGCCCTCGATCTGCCGGGCTTCGGCGCGGCGGCGTCGCAGCCGGGCTACTCCGTCGCCGGGATGGCGGATCACCTCGCCGGGGTCATCGCCGCCCAGCCCCCCGCCCGGTGGGTCCTGGCAGGGCACAGCATGGGGGCCAAGCTGGCGGCGGTGCTGGCGCGGAGGGCGTTCGACGGGGAGCCCGGGCTGGAGGGATTGGCCGGTCTCGTCCTGATGGCGGGTTCGCCCCCTTCGCCGGAACCCATGGCGGAAACCCGGCGCGCCGAGATGCTCGGATGGTTCCAGGGCCCGTCAGAAGAGCGGCAGGCCCAGGCGGCCCGCTTCATCGACAGCAATGTCGTCACGCTGCCGCCCGAGTCACGCCGCCTGGCGATCGAGGACGTGCTGCGCGCCAACCCCGCCGCCTGGCGCCACTGGCTCGAATCCGGCAGCCGGGAGGATTGGGGCCGGCGCGTCGGCATCCTCTCCTGTCCGGCGCTGATCCTGGCCGGTGGCGAGGACGCGGATCTGGGTCCGGCCGCGCAGCGGCGGCTCATGGCGCCGCACTTTCCCGCATCACGGGTGGAGACCCTGTCGGGCCTCCGGCACCTCCTGCCGCTGGAAGGGCCGGAGCGGGTCGCGGCCCTGATGCGGGACTTCCTGGCCGGCTGCGTGCGATAG
- a CDS encoding aconitase family protein, with translation MNARLDLPGRVLFLSGDPELVTAQLGGRDLTLAEAGRLRDDVSTDEITPLPSLVHFDEALADHAYTGVKCGAVLPFRPGMARAGGFSVTVAGARYGKGSSREHSPLAEKMAGIRLVIAESFERIYRQNADNLGLFTSTDLGLVERIRRGEAIGVEELVAGRDAVTAAVLRAGGLLAYGRSVLQHASGARPAVSPGPQTLAAKILARHAVAVPGAGERLEPGSGIFVRADRRFIHDIYTAMCRFMLRGAFGEAPVLEDPASILTFEDHYSYAHRSPAHVERGLLPHVRALSEAHRAFVAEHGLTDHGYLSGGEGSEGISHALVAERYALPGQLIVGTDSHTPHSGALGCLAFGVGTTDMANAMVTGMVRLTVPEVLRIEMRGSPPPGVTAKDIVLHLLALPGLKAGTGVGKVFEFAGPGIASLGVDERATLTNMTAELGGFAGIVAPDAETRRFLRERRGIDFELEPWMCSDPRAPYAEVIPLDLSRLSPMLAAPGDPGRGVPVAALDGPVRIDIAYGGSCTAGKREDFDHYHEVLAWALARGLKPPSHVRLLLQFGTAAVRDYCAARGYLDTFARIGAEILQPACGACANCGPGVSVSPAQVTVSAINRNFPGRSGPGQVWLASPPTVAASAVAGELISFQALQERYPLPVPDLADATGPGAPG, from the coding sequence ATGAACGCCCGCCTGGATCTGCCGGGCCGCGTCCTCTTCCTGTCCGGCGACCCGGAGCTGGTCACGGCACAGCTCGGGGGCCGTGACCTGACGCTTGCCGAAGCGGGGCGGCTGCGCGACGACGTCTCTACCGACGAGATCACCCCCCTGCCCTCGCTCGTCCATTTCGACGAAGCGCTGGCCGACCATGCCTATACCGGGGTCAAATGCGGTGCCGTGCTGCCTTTCCGCCCGGGGATGGCGCGGGCAGGCGGCTTCTCGGTCACCGTCGCCGGGGCACGCTACGGCAAGGGTTCCTCCCGCGAGCACAGCCCGCTGGCCGAGAAGATGGCCGGCATCCGGCTCGTCATCGCGGAGAGCTTCGAGCGCATCTACCGCCAGAACGCCGACAATCTCGGGCTCTTCACCTCGACGGATTTGGGGCTGGTCGAGCGCATCCGGCGCGGTGAGGCGATCGGGGTGGAGGAGCTCGTCGCAGGCCGGGACGCGGTCACCGCCGCCGTGCTGCGGGCCGGCGGGCTGCTGGCCTATGGGCGGAGCGTGCTGCAGCACGCATCCGGCGCACGCCCGGCGGTGTCGCCGGGACCGCAGACCCTGGCCGCCAAGATCCTGGCCCGCCATGCCGTGGCGGTTCCGGGTGCCGGGGAGCGGCTCGAACCGGGCTCGGGAATCTTCGTGCGCGCCGACCGGCGCTTCATCCACGACATCTACACGGCGATGTGCCGCTTCATGCTGCGCGGCGCTTTCGGCGAAGCACCGGTGCTGGAGGACCCGGCCTCCATCCTGACTTTCGAGGACCATTATTCCTACGCGCACCGGAGCCCGGCGCATGTGGAACGCGGATTGCTGCCGCATGTCCGGGCGCTGTCGGAGGCGCACCGCGCCTTTGTCGCCGAGCACGGGCTGACGGATCACGGATATCTTTCGGGCGGAGAGGGTTCCGAAGGCATCTCCCACGCGCTGGTGGCGGAGCGCTATGCCCTGCCGGGGCAGCTCATCGTCGGCACCGACTCCCACACGCCGCACAGCGGCGCGCTGGGCTGCCTGGCCTTCGGCGTCGGCACCACGGACATGGCGAATGCCATGGTGACCGGCATGGTGCGGCTGACCGTGCCGGAGGTGCTGCGCATCGAGATGCGGGGCAGCCCGCCACCCGGCGTGACCGCGAAGGATATCGTGCTGCATCTCCTCGCCCTGCCCGGGCTGAAGGCCGGCACGGGCGTCGGGAAGGTCTTCGAGTTCGCGGGGCCAGGCATCGCCAGCCTCGGCGTCGATGAGCGGGCCACGCTGACCAACATGACCGCCGAGCTGGGCGGCTTCGCCGGGATCGTCGCCCCCGATGCCGAGACCCGGCGCTTCCTGCGCGAGCGGCGCGGCATCGACTTCGAGCTGGAACCCTGGATGTGCAGCGATCCGAGGGCACCCTATGCCGAGGTGATCCCCCTGGATTTGTCGCGGTTGTCGCCCATGCTCGCCGCGCCCGGCGATCCGGGCCGGGGCGTGCCCGTCGCGGCCCTGGACGGGCCAGTGCGGATCGACATCGCCTATGGCGGCTCCTGCACCGCCGGGAAGCGCGAGGATTTCGACCATTACCACGAGGTGCTGGCCTGGGCCCTGGCACGCGGCCTGAAGCCACCGTCGCATGTCCGGCTGCTGCTGCAGTTCGGAACGGCGGCGGTGCGGGACTATTGCGCGGCACGCGGCTATCTCGACACCTTCGCGCGTATCGGCGCCGAGATCCTGCAGCCGGCCTGCGGCGCCTGCGCCAATTGCGGCCCCGGCGTCTCGGTCTCTCCGGCCCAGGTGACGGTCAGCGCCATCAACCGCAATTTCCCGGGGCGGTCAGGCCCTGGTCAGGTCTGGCTTGCCAGTCCGCCGACCGTGGCCGCCAGCGCCGTCGCGGGGGAGCTGATCTCCTTCCAGGCGCTCCAGGAACGGTATCCTCTTCCCGTGCCGGATCTCGCGGATGCCACCGGGCCGGGCGCGCCCGGCTGA
- a CDS encoding hydroxymethylglutaryl-CoA lyase, with protein MSKPTVTVREVGPRDGLQMIRSVMPTEVKLRWIAAMAEAGIPEMEVASFVPPAAMPQMADAAEVVGSLRASHPGLHVMALAPNLRGAQNAAAAGAQAIVLPVSASEAHSLSNVRRSRAEQVAEFRRVVEWACTLGPARPSIEAGISTAFGCSLQGEVPEREVIALATELAEAGADGVALADTLGYASPRQVRRLVRAVRLELGPVRLGNLHLHDTMGTGLANVLAGLEEGVRGFDAALGGLGGCPFAPGSVGNIDTEDLVYLLESEGFDTGIDLAALIGTRALLQEGLPGEALHGRVARAGIPRTFRPAREAVARPEDAAPEAAPAKTAPATVRGTTGPLHGIRVLEFTHMIMGPSCGMVLGDLGADVIKIEPGPEGDNTRRLMGAAIGFFPSFNRNKRSLCLDLKCPESLELVRRLAAEADVVLENFRPGAMDKLGLGYADLSALNSRLIYCSCKGFLPGPYEHRAALDEVVQMMGGLAYMTGLPGRPMRAGSSVNDIMGGMFGVIGILGALRERDATGRGAHVQSGLFETNMVLMAQHMAATAITGQNPPSFGDPAMVKPWSVYDVFDTANPGEQVFVGVVTETQWRGFCEAFGLSDLLRDPALATQAQRVLDRSRYLPRVAEVFRKLPKTELMARCEALGLSFAPIARPGDLFDDPHLLNSGGLLETEMASAEGAARVVPGGTAAHPLAGLPALPVAVDGVRLGLRRQPPRSGEHSLEIAREARLTEAEIERMVAAGMLWAPTLPMAAE; from the coding sequence ATGAGCAAACCCACCGTCACCGTGCGGGAAGTCGGGCCGCGCGACGGCCTGCAGATGATCCGGTCGGTGATGCCGACCGAGGTGAAGCTGCGCTGGATCGCCGCCATGGCCGAAGCCGGCATCCCGGAGATGGAGGTGGCGAGCTTCGTGCCGCCCGCCGCCATGCCGCAGATGGCCGATGCCGCCGAGGTCGTCGGCAGCCTGCGTGCCTCGCATCCGGGGCTGCATGTGATGGCCCTGGCGCCCAATCTGCGCGGGGCGCAGAACGCCGCCGCGGCCGGGGCGCAGGCGATCGTCCTGCCCGTTTCCGCCAGCGAGGCGCATAGCCTCTCCAATGTCCGCCGCAGCCGCGCCGAGCAGGTGGCGGAGTTCCGCCGCGTGGTGGAATGGGCCTGCACGCTCGGCCCCGCACGGCCCTCCATCGAGGCGGGGATCTCCACCGCCTTCGGCTGCTCCCTCCAGGGCGAGGTGCCGGAGCGCGAGGTGATCGCCCTGGCCACCGAACTGGCCGAGGCCGGCGCCGATGGCGTCGCCCTGGCCGATACGCTGGGCTATGCCAGCCCCCGGCAGGTCCGCCGGCTGGTGCGCGCCGTGCGGCTGGAACTCGGCCCCGTGCGCCTCGGCAACCTGCACCTGCACGACACCATGGGGACCGGGCTGGCCAATGTGCTGGCCGGGCTGGAGGAAGGCGTGCGCGGCTTCGATGCCGCGCTGGGCGGCCTCGGCGGCTGTCCCTTCGCACCCGGCTCCGTGGGCAATATCGACACGGAGGATCTGGTCTATCTCCTGGAATCCGAGGGCTTCGACACGGGCATCGACCTCGCCGCGCTGATCGGGACGCGCGCGCTGTTGCAGGAGGGCCTGCCCGGCGAGGCGCTGCACGGCCGCGTGGCCAGGGCGGGCATCCCGCGCACCTTCCGCCCGGCGCGCGAAGCCGTCGCCCGGCCGGAGGACGCGGCACCCGAGGCAGCCCCGGCGAAGACCGCCCCGGCCACGGTGCGCGGCACGACCGGCCCGCTGCATGGCATCCGCGTGCTGGAATTCACCCACATGATCATGGGGCCGAGCTGCGGCATGGTGCTGGGCGATCTCGGCGCCGACGTGATCAAGATCGAGCCCGGTCCGGAAGGCGACAACACGCGGCGCCTGATGGGGGCGGCGATCGGCTTCTTCCCCAGCTTCAACCGCAACAAGCGCAGCCTGTGTCTCGACCTCAAGTGCCCCGAGAGCCTGGAGCTGGTGCGCCGCCTCGCCGCCGAGGCCGATGTGGTGCTGGAGAATTTCCGCCCCGGCGCGATGGACAAGCTCGGGCTCGGCTATGCCGATCTTTCCGCGCTCAATTCCAGGCTGATCTATTGCTCCTGCAAGGGCTTCCTGCCCGGCCCCTACGAGCACCGCGCGGCGCTGGACGAGGTCGTGCAGATGATGGGCGGCCTCGCCTACATGACCGGGCTGCCCGGCAGGCCGATGCGCGCGGGTTCCTCGGTCAACGACATCATGGGCGGCATGTTCGGCGTGATCGGCATCCTGGGCGCGCTGCGCGAGCGCGATGCCACCGGGCGCGGCGCGCATGTGCAGTCGGGGCTGTTCGAGACCAACATGGTGCTGATGGCGCAGCACATGGCCGCCACCGCCATCACCGGTCAGAACCCGCCTTCCTTCGGCGATCCGGCCATGGTGAAGCCCTGGTCGGTCTATGACGTCTTCGACACGGCCAATCCCGGCGAGCAGGTCTTCGTCGGCGTCGTGACGGAAACCCAGTGGCGCGGCTTCTGCGAGGCCTTCGGCCTTTCGGACCTGTTGCGCGACCCGGCCCTGGCCACGCAGGCGCAGCGCGTGCTCGACCGCTCCCGCTACCTGCCCCGCGTCGCGGAGGTCTTCCGCAAGCTGCCCAAAACCGAGCTGATGGCGCGCTGCGAGGCGCTGGGACTGAGCTTCGCGCCGATCGCCCGGCCAGGCGACCTCTTCGACGACCCGCATCTGCTGAATTCGGGCGGGTTGCTGGAGACGGAGATGGCGAGTGCCGAGGGCGCCGCCCGCGTCGTGCCCGGAGGCACGGCCGCGCATCCGCTGGCCGGGCTGCCCGCCCTGCCCGTGGCCGTGGATGGCGTCCGCCTGGGATTGCGGCGCCAGCCGCCGCGCAGCGGCGAGCACAGCCTGGAGATCGCGCGGGAGGCCCGGCTGACGGAGGCGGAGATCGAGCGCATGGTGGCGGCGGGCATGCTCTGGGCGCCCACCCTGCCGATGGCGGCGGAATGA
- a CDS encoding LysR family transcriptional regulator, with the protein MNPFQADWTTLRILLATVELGSITQAAQRCGIATSAAAKRLQLLERDCGLPLLERSARGVRPTAAGEAMAQHARALFDLSARFAEDFRAFASGGQGSVRLGASASVIAGHELGAVLAGFASRHPAIRVELREETSSTILHDLVEGRGDLGLITSASEVPPPLEARPWRRDRLVVLCRPDHSLAKARSLRFGALLEHPLIGVQEGGALSLILGDAARRLGHRLEFRFQVGATEAARGLVAAGLGLAVVPEGLAGTGAGTPALQAVPLDEDWARRQLRLVTRPAAMLPPAARLLRDHLAATASADGGR; encoded by the coding sequence ATGAACCCTTTCCAGGCCGATTGGACGACCCTGCGCATCCTGCTGGCGACGGTGGAACTCGGCAGCATCACCCAGGCGGCGCAGCGCTGCGGCATCGCCACCTCGGCGGCGGCGAAGCGGCTGCAACTGCTGGAACGGGACTGCGGCCTGCCTCTCCTGGAACGGAGCGCGCGGGGGGTGCGCCCGACCGCGGCGGGAGAGGCGATGGCGCAGCATGCGCGCGCGCTCTTCGACCTCTCGGCCCGCTTCGCCGAGGATTTCCGCGCCTTCGCCAGCGGCGGGCAGGGCAGCGTCCGGCTGGGCGCCTCGGCCTCGGTGATCGCGGGCCACGAGCTGGGGGCGGTGCTGGCCGGCTTCGCGTCGCGCCATCCCGCCATCCGCGTCGAGCTGAGGGAGGAAACGAGCAGCACGATCCTGCACGACCTCGTGGAAGGGCGCGGGGATCTGGGACTGATCACCAGCGCGAGCGAGGTCCCCCCTCCCCTGGAGGCCCGCCCCTGGCGGCGCGACCGGCTGGTCGTCCTGTGCCGTCCGGACCATTCCCTGGCCAAGGCCCGGTCCCTGCGCTTCGGCGCGTTGCTGGAGCATCCGCTCATCGGCGTGCAGGAGGGCGGCGCGCTGTCGCTGATCCTGGGCGATGCGGCGCGCAGGCTGGGCCACCGGCTGGAATTCCGCTTCCAGGTCGGGGCCACGGAGGCGGCGCGCGGCTTGGTCGCGGCGGGCCTGGGCCTCGCCGTGGTTCCGGAGGGGCTGGCCGGGACGGGCGCCGGCACGCCTGCTCTCCAGGCCGTGCCGCTGGACGAGGATTGGGCGCGGCGGCAGTTGCGGCTGGTCACCCGGCCGGCAGCCATGCTTCCCCCCGCCGCACGGCTCCTGCGGGACCATCTGGCCGCGACAGCATCCGCAGATGGCGGACGCTGA
- a CDS encoding ABC transporter substrate-binding protein, with protein sequence MRRRSFLAAGMASLTAPRLAGAQTGGRPSSVLRVIPQADLAVLDPGITTATVTRNHGFMIFDTLYGLNAAGEPVPEMVEGHEVADDGRSWLLRLRNGLRFHDGEPVRASDAVASLRRWARRDPFGKTLMAATDELSAPDDRTIQFRLKRPFPLLTLALAKTTPYTPFIVPARLIPSDPSAPMTEMIGSGPFRFLPADRLPGARVAYARFDGYVPRQGGTASGGEPGLSSGPKQVHFERVEWQVIPDASTALAAIQNGEVDWWERPIPDLLPLVRRDKSLRAEITNRAGTIAFIQFNHLYPPFDNAAIRRLVLSVVDQNEFEQMISGTDPSLRGGKVGIFLPGGPMATGAGLEEMRGRRDFDALKRELAAAGYKGERVVMLVGTDSPVNNAVSEVMGDLLRKMGFNLDYQAMDWGSVVQRRVNQQPPDKGGWNIFGVSADGDYFTDPTVVPAIRANGKDAWIGWPTSARVEELYRDWFLASDQADRQRIARELQVQTLREANWIPVAQVFLPTVLRADVTGVLPGFAKFWNVRRG encoded by the coding sequence ATGAGGCGGCGCAGCTTCCTCGCGGCGGGCATGGCCTCGCTTACGGCCCCGCGGCTGGCCGGCGCCCAGACGGGAGGACGCCCGTCCTCCGTGCTGCGCGTCATTCCGCAGGCGGATCTGGCGGTGCTGGACCCGGGCATCACCACGGCCACGGTGACGCGCAACCACGGCTTCATGATCTTCGACACGCTCTATGGCCTGAACGCCGCCGGCGAGCCGGTGCCGGAGATGGTGGAGGGTCACGAGGTCGCCGATGACGGCCGGAGCTGGCTGCTGCGGCTCCGCAACGGGCTGCGGTTCCATGATGGCGAGCCGGTGCGGGCCTCGGATGCCGTGGCCAGCCTGCGCCGCTGGGCGCGCCGCGATCCGTTCGGCAAGACGCTGATGGCCGCGACCGACGAGCTGTCCGCGCCCGATGACAGGACCATCCAGTTCCGCCTGAAGCGTCCCTTCCCGCTGCTGACGCTCGCCCTGGCGAAGACGACGCCCTACACGCCCTTCATCGTTCCGGCGCGGCTGATCCCCTCCGATCCCAGTGCGCCGATGACGGAGATGATCGGCAGCGGCCCCTTCCGCTTCCTGCCCGCCGACCGCCTGCCGGGCGCGCGCGTGGCCTATGCACGCTTCGACGGCTATGTGCCGCGCCAGGGAGGCACGGCTTCTGGTGGCGAGCCCGGCCTTTCCAGCGGCCCGAAGCAGGTGCATTTCGAGCGGGTGGAATGGCAGGTGATCCCGGACGCCTCCACCGCCCTGGCGGCGATCCAGAACGGCGAGGTGGACTGGTGGGAGCGGCCGATCCCCGACCTGCTGCCCCTGGTCCGGCGCGACAAGTCGCTGCGTGCGGAGATCACGAACCGCGCCGGCACGATCGCCTTCATCCAGTTCAACCACCTGTATCCGCCCTTCGATAATGCCGCCATCCGCCGGCTGGTCCTGTCCGTGGTGGACCAGAACGAGTTCGAGCAGATGATCAGCGGCACCGATCCCAGCCTGCGCGGCGGCAAGGTCGGCATCTTCCTGCCGGGCGGCCCGATGGCCACCGGGGCGGGGCTGGAGGAGATGCGCGGCCGGCGCGACTTCGACGCCCTGAAGCGTGAGCTGGCCGCGGCGGGCTACAAGGGCGAGCGTGTGGTGATGCTGGTCGGCACCGACAGCCCGGTGAACAATGCCGTCAGCGAGGTCATGGGCGACCTGCTGCGCAAGATGGGCTTCAACCTCGACTACCAGGCGATGGACTGGGGCAGCGTGGTGCAGCGGCGCGTCAACCAGCAGCCGCCGGACAAGGGCGGCTGGAACATCTTCGGCGTCAGCGCGGATGGCGACTATTTCACCGACCCGACCGTGGTTCCGGCGATCCGCGCCAATGGCAAGGATGCCTGGATTGGTTGGCCGACCAGCGCGCGCGTGGAGGAACTGTATCGCGACTGGTTCCTGGCTTCGGACCAGGCGGACCGCCAGCGCATCGCGCGCGAGTTGCAGGTGCAGACGCTGCGCGAGGCCAACTGGATCCCCGTGGCGCAGGTCTTCCTGCCGACGGTGCTGCGCGCCGATGTGACGGGCGTGCTGCCGGGCTTCGCGAAGTTCTGGAACGTGCGGCGCGGATAG
- a CDS encoding transketolase, producing the protein MTGIDLQALAELERKVLWLATWTIHHANHLRPNTDGLKVGGHQASSASMATILTALYLAVLRPEDRVAVKPHASPVFHAIQYLLGRQTRAKLEDFRGFGGAQSYPSRTKDTDDVDFSTGSVGLGVAQTLFSALVQDYVRAKGLGTDRPDERSEGRPEGRMVALIGDAEMDEGNIFEALLEGWKHGLRNCWWVVDYNRQSLDAVVREGLWSRLEATFRNFGWDVVVLRHGLLQQAAFAEPGGERLRAWIENCPNQLYSALTFQGAAAWRRRLMDDLGDQGEVSSLLARRSDEELARLMGNLGGHDLPTLLQAFEAARLHDRPVCFIAYTIKGSGLPLAGHKDNHAGLMTPAQFETLRTAMRVREGHEWDRFEGLDLPEERLAAFLDAVPFTRDPARRFAAVPVPVPAALSVPMQPQMSTQQGFGLLMHEIAKGDTPLARRIVTTSPDVTVSTNLGAWVNRRGLFAREEMADTFRKERIPSTFNWRFSPEGQHLELGIAEMNLFLMLSALGLSHAIHGERLLPVGTLYDPFIERGLDALNYACYQDARFVVVATPSGLTLAPEGGAHQSIKTPLIGLSQDGLASFEPAFVDELAVALRFAFAHLQRHDAPPPGSLLRDEAGGAAYLRLSTRPLEQPRRQMTTELEQDILQGAYWMRPPGPNPEVVVAYAGAIAPEAIQAVGLLAEDRRDIGLLAITSADRLHAGWTAAQRLRESGHPEASSHVETLLGRLPTHCGLVTALDGHPATLAWLGAVHGHRTRALGVERFGQTGTIGDLYRHHGLDAESIAASAQALTRGRPVRHLRRVS; encoded by the coding sequence GTGACGGGCATCGATCTTCAGGCGCTGGCGGAGCTGGAGCGCAAGGTTCTCTGGCTGGCGACCTGGACCATCCACCACGCCAACCATCTCCGCCCGAACACGGACGGGCTGAAGGTCGGCGGCCACCAGGCCTCCTCCGCCTCCATGGCGACGATCCTGACGGCGCTCTATCTGGCGGTCCTCCGGCCGGAGGACAGGGTGGCGGTGAAGCCGCACGCCTCCCCGGTCTTCCATGCGATCCAGTACCTGCTGGGCCGTCAGACGCGCGCGAAGCTGGAGGATTTCCGCGGCTTCGGCGGGGCGCAGTCCTATCCCTCGCGCACCAAGGACACGGACGACGTGGACTTCTCCACCGGCTCCGTCGGGCTGGGCGTGGCGCAGACGCTCTTCTCCGCGCTGGTGCAGGACTATGTGCGCGCCAAAGGGCTGGGCACGGACCGGCCCGATGAGCGCTCCGAGGGACGCCCCGAGGGACGTATGGTGGCGCTGATCGGCGATGCCGAGATGGACGAGGGCAACATCTTCGAGGCACTGCTGGAGGGCTGGAAGCACGGGCTGCGGAACTGCTGGTGGGTGGTGGACTACAACCGCCAGAGCCTGGACGCCGTGGTGCGGGAAGGGCTCTGGTCGCGGCTGGAGGCGACCTTCCGGAACTTTGGCTGGGATGTCGTGGTGCTGCGGCACGGGCTGTTGCAGCAGGCGGCCTTCGCCGAGCCGGGCGGCGAGCGGCTGCGGGCCTGGATCGAGAACTGTCCCAACCAGCTCTATTCGGCGCTGACCTTCCAGGGTGCGGCGGCCTGGCGACGGCGGCTGATGGACGATCTCGGCGACCAGGGCGAGGTCTCGTCGCTGCTCGCCCGGCGCAGCGACGAGGAACTGGCGCGGCTGATGGGCAATCTCGGCGGCCATGACCTGCCGACGCTGCTTCAGGCCTTCGAGGCGGCGCGGCTCCACGACCGGCCGGTCTGCTTCATCGCCTATACGATCAAGGGTTCCGGCCTGCCGCTGGCGGGGCACAAGGACAACCATGCCGGGCTGATGACCCCGGCGCAGTTCGAGACCCTGCGCACCGCCATGCGGGTCCGCGAGGGACATGAGTGGGACCGTTTCGAGGGGCTGGACCTGCCGGAGGAACGGCTCGCGGCCTTCCTCGACGCGGTGCCCTTCACTCGCGACCCGGCCCGGCGCTTCGCCGCCGTGCCCGTCCCGGTGCCGGCGGCACTGTCCGTGCCGATGCAGCCGCAGATGTCCACGCAGCAGGGCTTCGGCCTGCTGATGCACGAGATCGCCAAGGGTGACACGCCGCTGGCCCGGCGCATCGTCACCACCTCGCCGGACGTCACCGTCTCCACCAATCTGGGCGCCTGGGTGAACCGGCGGGGCCTCTTCGCGCGGGAGGAGATGGCCGATACCTTCCGAAAGGAGCGCATCCCCTCGACCTTCAACTGGCGCTTCTCGCCGGAAGGGCAGCACCTGGAACTGGGCATCGCGGAGATGAACCTGTTCCTGATGCTGTCCGCCCTCGGCCTGTCGCACGCGATCCATGGCGAGCGCCTGCTGCCCGTCGGCACGCTCTACGACCCTTTCATCGAGCGCGGCCTCGATGCGCTGAACTACGCCTGCTATCAGGATGCGCGCTTCGTCGTGGTGGCGACGCCCTCGGGGCTGACGCTGGCGCCGGAGGGCGGGGCGCACCAGTCCATCAAGACGCCGCTGATCGGGCTGTCGCAGGACGGGCTGGCCAGCTTCGAGCCGGCTTTCGTGGACGAACTGGCGGTGGCGCTGCGCTTCGCCTTCGCGCACCTGCAACGCCACGATGCACCGCCGCCCGGCAGCCTGCTGCGCGACGAGGCCGGCGGGGCGGCCTATCTGCGCCTCTCCACCCGCCCGCTGGAGCAGCCGCGCCGGCAGATGACCACGGAGCTGGAGCAGGACATCCTCCAGGGCGCCTACTGGATGCGGCCGCCCGGGCCCAATCCGGAGGTGGTGGTGGCCTATGCGGGGGCGATCGCGCCGGAAGCCATCCAGGCGGTGGGCCTCCTGGCCGAGGACCGCCGCGATATCGGGCTTCTCGCCATCACCTCGGCCGACCGGCTGCATGCCGGCTGGACAGCGGCGCAGCGCCTGCGTGAGTCGGGCCATCCCGAGGCCAGCAGCCATGTGGAGACCCTGCTCGGCCGGCTGCCCACGCATTGCGGCCTGGTCACGGCGCTGGACGGGCATCCTGCCACTCTGGCCTGGCTGGGGGCCGTCCATGGGCACCGGACCCGGGCGCTGGGCGTGGAGCGCTTCGGCCAGACCGGCACAATCGGCGACCTCTACCGCCATCATGGGCTGGACGCGGAAAGCATCGCGGCCTCGGCGCAGGCGCTGACACGGGGAAGGCCGGTACGGCACCTGCGCCGGGTTTCCTGA